One Leucoraja erinacea ecotype New England chromosome 5, Leri_hhj_1, whole genome shotgun sequence DNA segment encodes these proteins:
- the LOC129697369 gene encoding 4-galactosyl-N-acetylglucosaminide 3-alpha-L-fucosyltransferase 9-like codes for MITVLNKRILRIFLHSIIILGCLSTLLLLYMKPLHSWIYGPTTVVDINLSSPSKNETIVLIWLWPFGQPFELSSCKLEFNIEDCYLTADRKLYNKSHAVLFHHEDIRRDLANLPLEPRPPFQKWVWMNLESPTHTSKRYGLNQLFNLTLSYRQDSDIQVPYGSLTKSKVPLDFKMPSKNVLVCWIISNWDYEHPRVKYYYMLRKYVKIIIYGRFLWHRLSDDDLIPTISTCKFYLAFENSIHKDYITEKLYNALLAGSVPVVLGPSRENYENYIPANSFIHVDDFLSPKELADYLHMLDGNENLYMSYFKWRKYYEVRITRFWSEHVCSVCENIQQHKEHKSLSSLEKWFWN; via the coding sequence ATGATAACAGTACTGAATAAAAGGATATTGCGCATTTTTTTGCATTCCATTATCATTTTGGGCTGTTTATCAACTTTGCTCTTGCTGTACATGAAGCCATTGCATAGCTGGATATATGGACCCACAACAGTTGTCGACATTAATCTTTCTAGTCCTTCGAAGAATGAAACCATTGTGCTTATTTGGCTGTGGCCTTTTGGTCAGCCATTTGAGCTCAGTTCTTGCAAATTAGAGTTCAACATTGAAGATTGTTATTTAACTGCAGATCGGAAACTGTATAACAAATCTCATGCTGTCCTTTTCCATCACGAGGACATCAGAAGGGATTTGGCCAACCTCCCCTTAGAACCACGGCCACCTTTCCAAAAATGGGTTTGGATGAATCTGGAATCGCCTACTCACACTTCAAAAAGGTACGGACTCAATCAACTCTTCAACTTGACCTTATCTTATCGACAGGATTCCGATATCCAAGTGCCTTATGGATCTTTGACAAAGAGCAAAGTTCCATTAGATTTTAAAATGCCAAGCAAAAATGTCTTGGTATGTTGGATCATCAGCAACTGGGACTATGAACATCCTAGAGTGAAATATTACTACATGCTCCGCAAATATGTGAAAATTATCATATACGGTCGATTCCTCTGGCATCGCCTGAGTGATGACGACTTGATCCCAACGATATCAACTTGCAAGTTCTACCTTGCCTTTGAAAACTCGATACATAAAGATTACATAACTGAAAAGCTCTACAATGCTCTGCTTGCGGGTAGTGTTCCTGTGGTCCTGGGCCCATCCAGGGAAAACTATGAAAATTACATTCCAGCCAATTCCTTCATTCACGTGGATGATTTTCTCTCACCCAAAGAGCTTGCTGATTACCTTCACATGCTGGATGGTAATGAAAATTTGTACATGAGCTACTTCAAATGGAGAAAATACTATGAAGTGAGAATAACTCGTTTCTGGAGTGAACATGTATGCTCCGTCTGTGAAAATATCCAGCAACACAAAGAACATAAATCCCTCTCCAGCTTGGAGAAATGGTTTTGGAATTGA